From the genome of Triticum urartu cultivar G1812 unplaced genomic scaffold, Tu2.1 TuUngrouped_contig_10073, whole genome shotgun sequence, one region includes:
- the LOC125526431 gene encoding pentatricopeptide repeat-containing protein At3g61520, mitochondrial-like codes for MTQLFYSMRAAAVRPDAVTYGILVNGLCKSGRVEDALRMLDGMSGSDSDVRPDVVTVNTVMNGLCKSGRVQEAVTFVEERMRSVHGHAPDTFTYNCLADAFCRAGNVAMACEVVGRMEREGLSPDVFTLNMIVAALCRAGRVWAALEFFREKRTTWPEARGNAVTYSTLVQALLRTKNVDVAMKLFHEMTEEGQPPKKTMYFIMILGLAQAGRLQDACSMASSMKKAGFQLDAKAYNILIGGFCKEDRLCEAHEWLGKMKEAGLRPDVYTYTTLLSGSCKAGDFLAVDELMGKMIDDGCRPSVVTFGTLIHGYCKAGKIDEVLQIFWSMDESGVQPNTVIYNILIDFLCKSRNASLAIKLFDWMSEKHVPADVTTFNALLKGLRVKNMPEKAFELMDRMREERCTPDSLTIEVLLEWLPGIGETNRLNNFMQQVGCTAPKRTTT; via the coding sequence ATGACCCAGCTCTTCTACTCCATGCGGGCCGCCGCTGTCAGGCCTGACGCCGTCACCTACGGCATACTTGTCAATGGCCTCTGCAAATCTGGCCGCGTGGAGGACGCCCTCAGGATGCTCGATGGAATGTCTGGTTCAGACTCGGACGTGCGCCCGGATGTCGTCACTGTGAACACGGTGATGAACGGGTTGTGCAAGAGTGGGAGGGTCCAAGAGGCCGTGACATTTGTGGAGGAGCGGATGAGGAGTGTGCATGGACATGCACCCGACACATTTACTTACAATTGCTTGGCCGATGCATTTTGCCGTGCGGGCAATGTTGCCATGGCGTGCGAGGTGGTTGGGAGGATGGAGAGGGAGGGCCTGTCACCGGATGTCTtcactctgaacatgattgtggCCGCCTTGTGCCGGGCAGGGAGGGTTTGGGCTGCGCTGGAGTTCTTCAGGGAGAAAAGAACAACTTGGCCTGAAGCCAGGGGCAATGCGGTGACCTACAGCACTCTGGTTCAGGCTTTGCTCCGCACTAAAAATGTGGACGTAGCCATGAAGTTGTTCCATGAGATGACAGAAGAAGGGCAACCACCAAAGAAAACCATGTATTTCATCATGATATTGGGATTGGCACAAGCAGGGCGGTTGCAGGATGCTTGCTCAATGGCGTCGTCGATGAAGAAGGCAGGCTTTCAGCTGGATGCAAAAGCATACAATATTTTGATTGGTGGGTTTTGTAAGGAGGACAGACTGTGTGAGGCTCATGAGTGGCTTGGGAAGATGAAGGAAGCTGGTCTCCGGCCAGATGTGTACACCTACACTACCTTGTTGTCTGGTTCGTGCAAAGCAGGAGATTTCTTGGCTGTGGATGAATTGATGGGGAAAATGATCGATGATGGTTGCCGGCCTTCTGTGGTCACCTTTGGTACACTTATACATGGATATTGCAAAGCTGGTAAAATAGATGAGGTGTTGCAGATTTTCTGGTCTATGGATGAATCTGGTGTTCAGCCCAACACTGTGATATACAATATTCTGATCGACTTTCTCTGCAAGAGCAGAAATGCTAGTTTAGCAATTAAACTGTTTGATTGGATGAGCGAGAAGCATGTGCCCGCAGACGTAACAACCTTCAATGCATTGCTGAAGGGACTTCGCGTTAAGAATATGCCCGAGAAGGCCTTTGAACTGATGGACAGGATGAGGGAAGAGAGGTGCACTCCTGATTCCTTGACCATTGAAGTTCTCCTTGAATGGCTGCCTGGCATTGGTGAAACAAATAGATTAAATAATTTTATGCAGCAAGTGGGGTGTACGGCACCGAAAAGGACAACTACATAA